Proteins encoded within one genomic window of Mesobacillus subterraneus:
- a CDS encoding DUF441 domain-containing protein: protein MLEPMLFLLTLLAIAFLAKNQSLIIAVLVLLVMKIAGVEAKTFSLLQGKGINWGVTVITIAVLAPIASGDIGFKDLGGAFKSPYAWIALISGMAVALLAKGGVTLLAEDPHITTALVLGTILAVSLFKGVAVGPLIGAGIAFAAMKIFEFFK from the coding sequence ATGCTTGAGCCTATGCTTTTTTTACTAACTTTATTGGCAATTGCTTTTCTGGCGAAAAACCAATCGTTAATTATTGCGGTCCTGGTCCTGCTTGTGATGAAGATTGCTGGTGTTGAAGCGAAAACATTTTCGCTGCTCCAGGGTAAGGGAATTAACTGGGGAGTAACGGTTATCACTATTGCTGTCCTGGCGCCCATTGCCAGCGGTGATATTGGTTTCAAGGATTTAGGCGGTGCTTTCAAGTCCCCTTATGCATGGATTGCGCTGATATCAGGGATGGCAGTTGCTCTGCTTGCGAAAGGCGGAGTTACCTTGCTGGCCGAAGATCCCCATATAACGACCGCACTTGTACTGGGAACAATTCTGGCCGTATCATTATTCAAAGGAGTAGCAGTTGGTCCTCTAATTGGTGCTGGAATCGCATTTGCGGCTATGAAAATCTTTGAATTCTTTAAATAG